AACTCCGGAGACCTTGCACGGCATTCTGCTCACGCACGAGCACTCCGACCACGTTCAAGGCCTGGTTGGCCTGGGCGCCAAGCTCCAGATTCCGGTCTTCTGCAATCGTCTGACCAAGGAAGCCGTGGAAGAGCAGCTTCAGCTGAAGCTGGGCTGGCACATCTTCAACACCGGGGCCAGCTTCGACGTGGGTGACGTGGCGGTCGAGACGTTCAGCGTGCCGCACGACGCCAGCGATCCAATCGGTTTCTTGCTCCGCACTTCCGAAGCCAACATCGGCTTCCTGACCGATCTTGGCCACGCCACGAAATTGGTCGTTGAACGCGTGCGGCGCGCAAACGTTCTGGTGTTGGAGACCAATCATGACCTGAAGCTGCTTCAGGAAGATCGCCGGCGGCCGTGGAGCGTCAAACAGCGGATCATGAGCCGGCACGGACATCTCTCCAACGAGGCCGCCGCGGAATTGGCCGAAGAGATTGTCTCGGCGGAGTTGCGATATCTTTACCTGGGGCACCTCAGCCAGGACTGCAACCGTCCGGAGTTGGCCTATCAGGCGGTTTGGAAACGGCTGCAAACCATCGGCGCGACGCATACTGACGTCCGGTCAACTTCCCAGGACGCGCCGAGCGCGACTTTGGAGCTGACGACCTCAGGCCAACAGCTCCTGCAACTCGTCCCAGGTCAACGCCCCGGTGAATGATTCTTCATCCGCGAGGATCGTTAAGAGCGTCTCCCGTTTGCGCTGCTGCAAGTTCAGGATTTTCTCCTCCACCGTGCCGCGCGCGATCAACTTGTAGCTGGTGACTACTCGCGTTTGGCCGATGCGATGGGCGCGGTCGGTGGCCTGCTCTTCCACGGCCGGATTCCACCACGGATCGAAATGAACCACCGTGTCGGCTCCGGTCAGGTTCAGCCCGACTCCACCCGCTTTGAGGCTGATCAGAAAGACCGGGATCGCAGGGTTGGACTGAAATTTTCCCACCACCTCGGCGCGATTCAACGTCGCGCCGTCGAGATAACAGAATTCCATCGCCGCCGCCGCCAGCCTCTCGCGGATCAACGCCAGCATGCTGGTGAACTGGCTAAACACCAGCACGCGATGCCCGCCGTCGATGGCTTCGTCGAGCAATTCCTGGAACAAGTCCAATTTCCCGGAAGCCTTTTCCGCATTGACATTTTCAAGCTTCAGGAGCCGGAGGTCGCAGCAAATCTGGCGTAAGCGCAGCAGGGCGGTCAGCACGACCATCCGGCTCTTCTGCGCGCCGTGGGTTTGAACCGCCTCAAGCACTTCGCGCCGGCTCGCCGCGAGCACCTGTTGATACACGGCCTGCTGGTCGTCGGTCAGCTCGCAGAACGTCACTTGTTCGATCTTTTCGGGCAGATCGCTCGCGACCTCGCGTTTCAGCCGGCGGAGGATAAATGGCCGGACGCGCCGGGCCAGTCGAGTCTGCACGGATTCACTGCGATCGCGCGTGATGGGCATTTCATAACGCTCCTTGAAATCGCTTGCCGAACCCAGGTAGCCCGGCATGAGAAAATCGAAGATCGACCACAAATCCAGCGCCGAGTTCTCCAGCGGAGTCCCCGTCAACACGAGCCGATGCGCGCACTTCACCGCTTTGACAGCCTGCGCGTTTTGCGTCTGGCGATTCTTGATGTGCTGGGCTTCGTCCAGGATCACCGTGTCGAATTCCAAATCCCGATAAAGTTCGGCGTCGCGCCGGATCAACGCATAACTCGTCACCGCTAGATTGACTTTGGGAATCTGCAGGAAGAGTTCTCGCCGGTCCGGTCCGTGCAAAGCGAGCGCCTTGAGCCGAGGCGTGAAGCGCGCCGCTTCGGCCAGCCAGTTGAAAACCAGGCTCGTGGGGCAAACCACCAACGACGGCTTGCGGCTTTCTGGGTTCGCCGCGTCGGCGAGCGACTGAAGGAACGCCAGCGTTTGCAGGGTTTTGCCCAGGCCCATTTCGTCGGCCAGAATGCCGCCGAACTGATTTTGCCGCAGGAATTGCAGCCACGCGACGCCGCGCTTCTGATAGGCTCGAAGCACGCTTTCCAGCGCTCCCAGCGCCGGGGCCGGAAGCTCCACTGCGCCGGATGGCGTCGTCCCCGGATGCGCGCCCAGCTTCTGCGCCTCGACGCGCCAACCTGCTTGTTCTTTCAGGGTCGATTCCAAAAATGCCCTTTGGCGGTTCTCCAGCCGATAAACGCCTCGCTCCTGCCTGGGCGCGCAGTCCAGCAGCACTTCCTGCAATTCCTCAACCGCGCCCGTGTCGATGACTGCGAAGCGCCCGCTCTTGAGCCGCGTGTGGCTGCGGCTCGAGAGAATGAGCCGTTGAATGTCCGCCGGCGAAAAACGTTCGCCGCT
The Verrucomicrobiota bacterium DNA segment above includes these coding regions:
- a CDS encoding MBL fold metallo-hydrolase, whose protein sequence is MSARVPVRFTILGSGSSGNCAYLETNETRLLIDAGLSGRQIRQRLALIGRTPETLHGILLTHEHSDHVQGLVGLGAKLQIPVFCNRLTKEAVEEQLQLKLGWHIFNTGASFDVGDVAVETFSVPHDASDPIGFLLRTSEANIGFLTDLGHATKLVVERVRRANVLVLETNHDLKLLQEDRRRPWSVKQRIMSRHGHLSNEAAAELAEEIVSAELRYLYLGHLSQDCNRPELAYQAVWKRLQTIGATHTDVRSTSQDAPSATLELTTSGQQLLQLVPGQRPGE
- a CDS encoding helicase, with the translated sequence MIAAELTEAFLAKVAGWEAMKQARSLVERDQVLSSNWTPPLLKGVVQEGSISYRAGLVVKGAIDLENLCSCRASRQWGTICAHSVAVGLHVLTAAKKAAAEPSAGRKSDAPAPQPGTNCAVGFVPRVPPHPGPLPPGEGRANPVAEEFRRARLLETRSSTLPLPKGEGRGEGERDVQPPEMSATGIGEQPVAAKPGTKVPDRRVRRADNQAAAEPLEIFVVLPPNLPQALDKPRLTICLEGKWKKGRAPLNALPRDIVFCLLAEDRALLDFVEILADGETPGVLALPREQFASVLGRLVDHPRVSSGRSQALTVTASPWRVPLQASLQPSGEIRLTLKVSETVPVLIGGETAWAFRQNRFQPVGLPQSYRALFREPVQLPRARVPQFLAHDWPLLQMNCDLKADFGLDDFVLESGPPSFRLSLAGGLAQLQAQLQCAYGPRVFALGTRSGEESPWSPDASSPRRYFARDIDAERGALACLVRCGFTGPDAQGRLHLAGQDSVLNFFAREWPRLQREWNVTLEERLDRSLSRNVERIEPRFQVTPSGEQWFDFGVSFAAESGERFSPADIQRLILSSRSHTRLKSGRFAVIDTGAVEELQEVLLDCAPRQERGVYRLENRQRAFLESTLKEQAGWRVEAQKLGAHPGTTPSGAVELPAPALGALESVLRAYQKRGVAWLQFLRQNQFGGILADEMGLGKTLQTLAFLQSLADAANPESRKPSLVVCPTSLVFNWLAEAARFTPRLKALALHGPDRRELFLQIPKVNLAVTSYALIRRDAELYRDLEFDTVILDEAQHIKNRQTQNAQAVKAVKCAHRLVLTGTPLENSALDLWSIFDFLMPGYLGSASDFKERYEMPITRDRSESVQTRLARRVRPFILRRLKREVASDLPEKIEQVTFCELTDDQQAVYQQVLAASRREVLEAVQTHGAQKSRMVVLTALLRLRQICCDLRLLKLENVNAEKASGKLDLFQELLDEAIDGGHRVLVFSQFTSMLALIRERLAAAAMEFCYLDGATLNRAEVVGKFQSNPAIPVFLISLKAGGVGLNLTGADTVVHFDPWWNPAVEEQATDRAHRIGQTRVVTSYKLIARGTVEEKILNLQQRKRETLLTILADEESFTGALTWDELQELLA